The Taeniopygia guttata chromosome 6, bTaeGut7.mat, whole genome shotgun sequence genome contains a region encoding:
- the TMEM273 gene encoding transmembrane protein 273 — protein MNTWVQPFCCHNFIMTLLTSWISAPTAFLLLHFWRAKVHASGNPEEEIDYTYVIIGVTLGAVLAIAFVAVIICMIKAKMIDSDFGESDGKMEKRSNTGSSQNR, from the exons ATGAACACTTGGGTGCAACCATTCTGTTGTCACAACTTCATAATGACCTTACTAACAAGCTGGATATCAGCACCAACAGCATTTCTTCTCTTAC ATTTTTGGAGAGCAAAGGTACATGCTTCTGGAAACCCAGAGGAGGAAATAG ATTACACATATGTTATAATAGGAGTTACTCTGGGAGCAGTTCTAGCAATTGCTTTTGTAGCAGTAATAATCTGCATGATCAAAGCCAAAATGATTGACAGTGACTTTGGAG AGTCAGAtggcaaaatggaaaaaag